One region of Eupeodes corollae chromosome 1, idEupCoro1.1, whole genome shotgun sequence genomic DNA includes:
- the LOC129940521 gene encoding putative nuclease HARBI1, which yields MPEERFRELFRFTREIAMILLEELRPHMTQGQRITFIPIPLRVCAALHFFASGSYQRDIGHDFSAAMSRSMISRCIREVSSVLHNKLMKKWIMFPSIEEYAPIKQRFFEKTGFPGVIGAIDCTHVQIQKPKREIEACYLNRKGFHSKNVQLICDFDLKILAGFARFAGATHDAYIWEASQVNSLLERRYEACELRDHNSWLLGDSGYPLRPWLITPYRAPAIHESERRFNTLHSKSRNCVERLNGVLKSVFRCLKLGLSYNPTLSGQIINACCVLHNIRLNYGIVEEFIFEEDAVSNEETSPDSTSHLRAATVIRDRLRLSICP from the exons ATGCCGGAAGAGCGCTTTCGTGAATTATTTAGATTCACGAGAGAAATTGCAATGATTCTTTTGGAGGAATTAAGACCCCATATGACCCAGGGACAACGAATAACTTTCATTCCCATCCCGCTAAGAGTTTGTGCTGCTCTTCACTTTTTTGCGTCAGGGTCATACCAACGAGACATTGGCCACGATTTTTCTGCCGCCATGAGCAGATCTATGATCTCGCGTTGCATCCGAGAGGTTTCATCGGTGCttcataataaattaatgaaaaaatggaTAATGTTTCCAAGCATAGAGGAATACGCTCCCATTAAACAGAG attttttgaaaaaacagggTTTCCGGGGGTAATTGGTGCAATTGATTGCACTCACGTCCAAatccaaaaaccaaaaagggAAATAGAAGCatgctatttgaatcgaaaaggttttcattcgaaaaatgttcaattg ATCTGCGATTTTGACCTGAAAATCCTTGCAGGGTTTGCAAGATTTGCAGGTGCAACACATGACGCTTACATTTGGGAAGCTTCACAAGTGAACAGTTTACTTGAAAGGCGCTATGAAGCATGTGAGCTGCGAGACCACAATTCTTGGCTTTTAG GTGATTCCGGGTACCCGCTGCGACCCTGGCTGATAACCCCTTACCGAGCTCCTGCAATCCACGAAAGTGAAAGGCGCTTCAACACCCTGCATTCAAAATCACGTAACTGTGTCGAAAGATTGAATGGTGTCTTGAAGTCTGTGTTTCGATGCCTTAAGCTAGGACTTTCGTACAATCCAACACTTTCTGGCCAGATAATAAACGCATGTTGCGTACTCCACAACATACGATTGAATTATGGAATTGTAGAAGAATTTATATTTGAAGAAGATGCCGTATCAAATGAAGAAACAAGCCCCGATTCAACTTCGCACTTACGCGCTGCAACAGTTATTCGTGACCGGCTCAGATTATCTATTTGTCCTTAA
- the LOC129941895 gene encoding ran GTPase-activating protein: MAQFSLSSLTKELAAVEEPGLTFAGGSLKWTTAEDVKEVTSAIDASKNLTYLRLEGNTLGVEAAAAIGKSLEKHPEFKKALWKDMFTGRLKNEIPKALEHLGNGLMLASAQLTVLDCSDNALGPNGMVGLQALLSSRVCFSLRELHLNNCGLGIYGGRMLSASVLDCYKNSCDAGTPLDLKVFVAGRNRLENEGAIAIAKIFSTINTLEEVAMPQNSIYHEGISALCEGLKNNPNMRVLNLNDNIMTPKGAFAIANAIQAMPHLREINLGDCLLKTKGAYHLANVLEDNQPDLEILNLEANEIGPDGGLALVAALQNKPKLKVLKLDSNQFGYDCIEEMKEILANTCPANVASSFEDDEGDSDNEDEDDDDDHDDDDDEDGEEEEIDENADHHNDTTEDADEENDTYGEEYADESVAVDNYVTAVFNKSNNDTVEESFESNTSVTFEGEQSRPNTVETFCNTPNPSLKMFESIEETDKLQAFRDHIKGYTSENYLIMLIFTSLKCAALSKVSKEALDISTALYEDSFAYAEENDQVTRVTNFFLIQLGLLKSEQKDFKPNYNLKGCRYAFREALKEKNLPSEVKQTFTLFLDRFDV; this comes from the exons atggcTCAATTTTCTCTAAGTTCTTTGACCAAAGAGTTGGCAGCAGTAGAAGAACCCGGTCTTACATTCGCTGGCGGATCTTTGAAATGGACAACCGCCGAAGATG TCAAGGAAGTTACATCTGCCATAGATGCATCAAAAAATCTTACCTATCTCCGATTGGAGGGAAACACGCTTGGCGTGGAAGCCGCTGCAGCTATTGGCAAATCATTAGAAAAGCATCCAGAATTTAAGAAAGCCCTATGGAAGGACATGTTCACAGGTcgtcttaaaaatgaaattccCAAGGCTCTCGAGCATTTGGGAAATGGTTTAATGCTCGCATCTGCCCAGTTAACTGTTCTGGACTGCAGTGACAATGCTCTAGGTCCCAATGGAATGGTGGGTCTGCAGGCTCTCTTGAGCAGCAGAGTGTGTTTTAGCTTGAGGGAATTACATTTGAATAATTGCGGACTCGGTATCTATGGCGGCAGAATGTTGTCCGCATCTGTGTTGGACTGCTACAAGAACAGCTGTGATGCCGGCACTCCACTGGACCTTAAGGTATTCGTCGCCGGACGTAATCGTTTAGAGAATGAGGGAGCCATAGCGATAGCTAAGATATTTTCCACAATAAACACTTTGGAGGAGGTTGCCATGCCTCAGAATTCAATATACCATGAGGGAATCTCGGCTCTGTGTGAGGGACTTAAGAACAACCCTAATATGCGGGTTTTGAATCTTAACGACAACATCATGACCCCGAAAGGTGCTTTTGCTATTGCCAATGCTATCCAAGCTATGCCACA CTTGCGAGAGATAAACTTAGGTGATTGTCTTTTGAAGACCAAAGGAGCTTATCATCTGGCAAATGTCTTGGAGGACAACCAGCCGGATCTGGAAATATTAAATCTCGAAGCCAATGAGATTGGACCCGATGGAGGTTTGGCTTTGGTGGCGGCATTACAAAACAAGCCCAAATTAAAAGTACTTAAATTGGATAGCAATCAATTTGGCTATGACTGCATTGAGGAGATGAAAGAAATATTGGCCAACACATGTCCGGCAAACGTCGCCTCATCGTTTGAGGATGACGAAGGTGATAGTGACAATGAAGATgaggatgatgacgatgaccacgatgatgatgacgacgaagatGGTGAAGAGgaagaaattgatgaaaatgCAGACCATCACAATGATACAACAGAAGATGCGGACGAAGAAAATGACACCTATGGCGAAGAATACGCCGACGAGAGTGTCGCTGTGGATAATTATGTTACAGCTGTTTTTAATAAG tcAAATAATGACACTGTCGAAGAATCCTTCGAATCTAATACAAGCGTCACATTTGAAGGCGAACAATCTCGGCCTAATACAGTTGAGACATTTTGTAACACACCAAATCCGTcacttaaaatgtttgaaagcaTCGAAGAAACTGATAAACTTCAAGCATTCCGGGATCATATAAAA ggATACACATCTGAAAATTATCTAATAATGCTAATTTTCACTTCTCTAAAATGTGCAGCCCTATCAAAAGTCTCCAAAGAAGCTCTTGACATTTCTACGGCCTTGTATGAAGATTCTTTTGCTTATGCCGAAGAAAACGATCAAGTTACACGTGTTACAAATTTCTTTCTCATACAATTGGGTTTGTTAAAAAGCGAACAAAAAGACTTTAAACCAAACTATAATTTGAAAGGATGTCGATATGCCTTCAGAGAGGCTTTGAAAGAGAAAAACTTACCAAGTGAAGTTAAACAGACATTTACCTTATTCTTGGACCGATTTGATGTTTAA
- the LOC129940522 gene encoding uncharacterized protein LOC129940522: MSELLDEETNILTSDDFEITSNFTSEEYERSNWSERLCSMEEKNDFEERQKVFHKLYDYIWNLLFGTDATLETRNRAIHLLIMQRCDAAFYEPYIYNDWIRSVKAEIIKREMFDFWENEIVKNELGLFYYRNCDLFDMGDVSDVEEFNEL; this comes from the coding sequence ATGTCAGAATTATTAGATGAAGAAACTAACATATTAACAagtgatgattttgaaatcacttCTAACTTTACCTCAGAGGAGTACGAACGCAGCAATTGGTCAGAACGTTTGTGTTCCATGGAAgaaaaaaacgattttgaagAAAGACAAAAAGTATTTCATAAATTATATGATTACATTTGGAATTTACTTTTCGGGACAGATGCAACTTTGGAAACTCGCAATAGAGCCATTCATTTACTAATAATGCAACGTTGTGATGCTGCATTTTATGAACCATACATTTACAACGATTGGATTCGTAGTGTAAAAGCTGAAATTATCAAACgtgaaatgtttgatttttgggaaaatgaaattgttaaaaatgaattgGGATTGTTTTATTATAGAAATTGTGATCTTTTCGATATGGGAGATGTTTCGGATGTTGAAGAATTTAATGAGTTATGA